From Lysobacter silvisoli, the proteins below share one genomic window:
- a CDS encoding hybrid sensor histidine kinase/response regulator translates to MLSLTAVALASVAWLALMFGTALYAERRPAVLARHWRHIYSLSLAVHCTSWTFYGTVTQAARYGWPLPPTFLGSILLYALAVGFMVRLVRLARETNATSLADLIATRLGKDAWLAATVTLVAALGLIPYIALQLKAVAMSFAMLTTRSPDAAASPAWRDSALYVALAMALFAMLFGTRRASAAEHNRGLVLAMAFESVFKLAAMLSLGLFVWFGLDAPSAAPPAPPPADPAGGFAPLVLLGALAMFILPHQFHVGVVECRDERDVRTARWQFPLYLVLIALPVLPLAKAGQALLGGSGVPSDLYVLALPLSQGHEGLALFAFLGGLSAATGMVVVSTLTLSLMIGNHWFAPGLLRGLWSRNDGSDLRGHVLALRRSGIVVIMLLAWAYSRLIAGSEALADVGAVSFSALATLAPALAFAVWRPQTPPRAAVIGVLAGFAAWAWVLLLPMMLSARGASPEWLQAGPFGWRWLSPEGLFGLTGWSRLGRAVGASLFVGTLATVIGAVWRREAPRRAQRGLDVQTLRDTGLRFLPRERVTQLLQGVPTGEAVAAQIEARVERELAAVLGSASARVLLDAARRDAGRDLDTVAAIVGEASADLRFNQRVLEAALQNMSQGISVVDAQLRLVAWNRRYAELFAFPHELLQVGRPIAELSRWALQRLPLPGQPPQGQLERALERRLAFMRAGTPHLSERVLSDGSIIEIRGNPMPGGGFVATFTDVTAFRRAEAGLIQANETLEQRVIERTADLEIAKGEAERANEAKSRFLAAIGHDLMQPLHAAQLFADALGQQVEGARQRETVAQISGALDSTGDLLNGLLDMSRLQAGGLVPQPRAFPLAEVLEPLASEFGAIAAARGLRFRYVPSRAWTRSDPQLLRRVLQNFLANAVRYAASGSVLLGVRRDGQRLRIEVHDTGPGIAPEQQSAIFEEFRRGEDAPGQGLGLGLSIADRIAQLLQAPLRLRSHIGRGTAFAVTVTAVPARGGQGGAGRAPGGRAGLRVLAVDNDPQALAALAEVLQRWGFTVATAADGEGARLALQAALAEVWLFDYHLDHGDTGVALAERLSEEFGARPTLVLSADGGEDVRRAVHEAGLSLLTKPLKPLALKSVLDRMLAARERELG, encoded by the coding sequence ATGCTGAGCCTCACCGCCGTAGCCCTGGCCAGCGTCGCCTGGCTGGCGCTGATGTTCGGCACCGCGCTCTACGCCGAGCGCCGGCCGGCAGTGCTGGCGCGGCACTGGCGCCACATCTACTCGCTGTCGCTGGCGGTGCACTGCACCTCCTGGACCTTCTACGGCACCGTCACCCAGGCCGCGCGCTACGGCTGGCCGCTGCCGCCGACCTTCCTGGGCTCGATCCTGCTGTACGCGCTGGCCGTGGGCTTCATGGTCCGGCTGGTGCGGCTGGCGCGCGAAACCAATGCCACTTCGCTGGCCGACCTGATCGCCACGCGCCTGGGCAAGGACGCGTGGCTGGCGGCCACCGTCACCCTGGTGGCGGCGTTGGGCCTGATTCCCTACATCGCGCTGCAGCTCAAGGCGGTGGCGATGAGCTTCGCCATGCTGACCACGCGCTCGCCCGACGCCGCCGCCTCGCCGGCCTGGCGCGACAGCGCGCTGTACGTGGCCCTGGCGATGGCGCTGTTCGCGATGCTGTTCGGCACCCGCCGCGCCAGCGCGGCCGAGCACAACCGCGGCCTGGTGCTGGCGATGGCGTTCGAGTCGGTGTTCAAGCTGGCGGCGATGCTGTCGCTGGGCCTGTTCGTCTGGTTCGGCCTGGACGCGCCCAGCGCTGCGCCGCCGGCGCCGCCGCCCGCCGATCCGGCCGGCGGCTTCGCGCCGCTGGTGCTGCTGGGCGCTCTGGCCATGTTCATCCTGCCGCACCAGTTCCATGTCGGCGTGGTCGAGTGCCGCGACGAGCGCGACGTGCGCACCGCGCGCTGGCAGTTCCCGCTGTATCTGGTGCTGATCGCGCTGCCGGTGCTGCCGCTGGCCAAGGCCGGTCAGGCCCTGCTCGGCGGCAGCGGCGTGCCGTCCGACCTGTACGTGCTGGCATTGCCGCTGTCGCAGGGTCATGAAGGGCTGGCGCTGTTCGCGTTCCTGGGCGGTCTCAGCGCGGCTACCGGCATGGTGGTGGTGAGCACGCTCACCCTGAGCCTGATGATCGGCAACCATTGGTTCGCGCCGGGCCTGCTGCGCGGGCTGTGGTCGCGCAACGACGGCAGCGACCTGCGCGGCCACGTGCTGGCGCTGCGCCGCAGCGGCATCGTGGTGATCATGCTGCTGGCCTGGGCTTACAGCCGCCTGATCGCCGGCAGCGAGGCGCTGGCCGACGTGGGCGCGGTGTCGTTCTCGGCGCTGGCCACGCTGGCGCCGGCGCTGGCGTTCGCGGTGTGGCGGCCGCAGACGCCGCCGCGCGCGGCGGTGATCGGCGTGCTGGCCGGCTTCGCCGCCTGGGCCTGGGTGTTGTTGCTGCCGATGATGTTGTCGGCGCGTGGCGCCTCGCCCGAATGGCTGCAGGCCGGTCCGTTCGGATGGCGCTGGCTGTCGCCGGAAGGCCTGTTCGGGTTGACGGGTTGGAGCCGCCTGGGCCGCGCGGTCGGCGCCAGCCTGTTCGTGGGCACCCTGGCCACGGTGATCGGTGCGGTCTGGCGGCGCGAGGCGCCGCGGCGCGCGCAGCGCGGCCTGGACGTTCAGACCCTGCGCGACACCGGTCTGCGCTTCCTGCCGCGCGAGCGCGTGACGCAGTTGCTGCAGGGCGTGCCCACCGGCGAGGCGGTAGCCGCGCAGATCGAAGCGCGGGTGGAGCGCGAACTGGCCGCGGTGCTGGGTTCGGCCTCGGCGCGCGTGCTGCTGGACGCGGCGCGGCGCGACGCCGGGCGCGACCTGGACACGGTGGCGGCCATCGTCGGCGAGGCTTCGGCCGACCTGCGCTTCAACCAGCGCGTGCTGGAAGCGGCCTTGCAGAACATGAGCCAGGGCATCAGCGTGGTCGATGCGCAACTGCGTTTGGTGGCCTGGAACCGGCGTTATGCCGAGCTGTTCGCTTTCCCGCACGAATTGCTGCAGGTGGGCCGGCCCATCGCCGAGCTGTCGCGCTGGGCGCTGCAACGCCTGCCGTTGCCGGGGCAGCCGCCGCAAGGGCAGCTGGAGCGCGCGCTGGAGCGGCGTCTGGCGTTCATGCGTGCGGGCACGCCGCATTTGTCCGAACGCGTGCTGAGCGACGGCAGCATCATCGAGATTCGCGGCAACCCCATGCCCGGCGGCGGCTTCGTTGCCACCTTCACCGACGTGACCGCGTTCCGTCGCGCCGAAGCCGGGCTGATCCAGGCCAACGAAACCCTGGAACAGCGCGTGATCGAGCGCACCGCCGACCTGGAGATCGCCAAGGGCGAAGCCGAGCGCGCCAACGAGGCCAAGAGCCGCTTCCTGGCCGCGATCGGCCACGACCTGATGCAGCCGCTGCACGCCGCGCAGCTGTTCGCCGATGCGCTCGGGCAGCAGGTCGAAGGCGCGCGCCAGCGCGAGACCGTGGCCCAGATCAGTGGCGCGCTGGATTCCACCGGCGACCTGCTCAACGGCCTGCTCGACATGTCGCGGCTGCAGGCCGGCGGCCTGGTGCCGCAGCCGCGCGCGTTTCCGCTGGCCGAGGTGCTGGAACCGCTGGCCTCGGAGTTCGGCGCCATCGCCGCCGCGCGCGGCCTGCGCTTCCGCTACGTGCCCAGCCGCGCCTGGACCCGCAGCGATCCGCAGCTGCTGCGCCGGGTGCTGCAGAACTTCCTGGCCAATGCGGTGCGCTACGCGGCCAGCGGCAGCGTGCTGCTGGGCGTGCGCCGCGACGGTCAGCGCCTGCGCATCGAAGTGCACGACACCGGCCCCGGCATCGCGCCGGAGCAGCAGAGCGCGATCTTCGAGGAGTTCCGCCGTGGCGAGGATGCGCCGGGGCAGGGGCTGGGCCTGGGCTTGTCGATCGCCGACCGCATCGCCCAGCTGCTGCAGGCGCCGCTGCGGCTGCGCAGTCATATCGGCCGCGGCACCGCCTTCGCCGTCACCGTGACGGCCGTGCCGGCGCGGGGCGGGCAGGGCGGGGCGGGGCGCGCGCCGGGTGGCCGGGCCGGCCTGCGTGTGCTCGCCGTCGATAACGATCCGCAGGCGCTGGCGGCGCTGGCCGAGGTGCTGCAGCGCTGGGGCTTTACGGTGGCGACCGCGGCCGATGGCGAAGGTGCGCGTCTTGCCCTGCAGGCCGCGCTGGCGGAGGTGTGGTTGTTCGACTACCACCTCGACCACGGCGATACCGGCGTGGCCCTGGCCGAACGGTTGAGCGAGGAGTTCGGCGCGCGGCCCACGCTGGTGCTCAGCGCCGACGGCGGCGAAGACGTACGCCGCGCGGTGCACGAGGCGGGCCTGTCGCTGCTGACCAAGCCGCTTAAGCCGCTGGCGCTGAAGTCGGTGCTGGACCGCATGCTCGCCGCGCGCGAGCGCGAACTGGGCTAG
- a CDS encoding class III poly(R)-hydroxyalkanoic acid synthase subunit PhaC, which produces MTGPIQFTAEGLAQEAMQAQHKLRAGLDTLRQVEDVDYGATAKEEVWRDGKVVLYRYRGAHAPTARVPLLIAYALVNRPYMVDLQSDKSIVRGLLERGQDVYILDWGYPDRSDRYLELEDYIQRFLGGAVDHLRQAYRMDAINLLGICQGGAFSLCYSALNPRKVRNLITMVTPVDFHTGDNMLSNWTRNLDVDRFVDTLGNVPADLMNWCYLTLKPWRLFVQKYVGLVDILDDKKALEDFLRMEKWIFDSPDQAGEAFRQFIKQFYQGNGFVKGGIDIGGRAVDLQQLDMPVLNIYAEQDHLVPPDASRALGGLVGTDDYSELSFRGGHIGIYVSSRAQREVPSSIHEWLEQRSR; this is translated from the coding sequence ATGACCGGACCGATCCAGTTCACTGCCGAAGGCCTGGCCCAGGAAGCGATGCAGGCGCAGCACAAGCTGCGCGCGGGCCTGGACACGCTGCGCCAGGTCGAGGACGTCGACTACGGCGCCACCGCCAAGGAGGAAGTCTGGCGCGACGGCAAAGTGGTGCTGTACCGCTACCGCGGCGCCCATGCGCCCACCGCGCGCGTGCCGCTGCTGATCGCCTATGCGCTGGTCAACCGGCCGTACATGGTCGACCTGCAGTCGGACAAGTCCATCGTCCGCGGCCTGCTCGAACGCGGCCAGGACGTCTACATCCTCGACTGGGGTTACCCCGACCGTTCCGACCGCTACCTGGAGCTGGAGGATTACATCCAGCGCTTCCTCGGCGGTGCGGTGGACCACCTGCGCCAGGCCTACCGCATGGACGCGATCAACCTGCTCGGCATCTGCCAGGGCGGCGCGTTCTCGCTGTGCTATTCGGCCCTGAACCCGCGCAAGGTGCGCAACCTGATCACCATGGTCACGCCGGTGGATTTCCACACCGGCGACAACATGCTGTCGAACTGGACCCGCAATCTGGACGTGGACCGTTTCGTCGACACCCTGGGCAACGTGCCCGCGGACCTGATGAACTGGTGCTACCTCACGCTCAAGCCGTGGCGGCTGTTCGTGCAGAAGTACGTGGGCCTGGTCGACATCCTGGACGACAAGAAGGCGCTGGAGGATTTCCTGCGCATGGAGAAGTGGATCTTCGACTCGCCCGACCAGGCCGGCGAAGCTTTCCGCCAATTCATCAAGCAGTTCTACCAGGGCAACGGCTTCGTCAAGGGCGGCATCGACATCGGCGGCCGCGCGGTGGACCTGCAGCAGCTGGACATGCCGGTGCTGAACATCTACGCCGAGCAGGACCACCTGGTGCCGCCGGACGCGTCGCGCGCGCTGGGCGGGCTGGTGGGGACCGACGACTACAGCGAGCTGTCGTTCCGTGGCGGCCACATCGGCATCTACGTCTCCAGCCGTGCGCAGCGCGAGGTGCCCAGTTCGATCCACGAGTGGCTGGAGCAGCGTTCGCGCTGA
- a CDS encoding response regulator transcription factor has product MPSLLIADDHPLFRAALRQAAADAVADTQVRETDTLEGVLAALDAEPGIDLVLLDLHMPGNHGLAGLAAVRAQHPGVAVVVVSANDDPRVVRRALDHGAAGYLPKSAGLDELRDAIRAVLACEQWLPASLRGAVARTDSASGDADLAARLASLSPQQFRVLALVADGLLNKQIADRLDVQERTVKAHLSAIFDRLGVRNRTQAGVVLRELELSDPARQIAD; this is encoded by the coding sequence ATGCCCAGCCTGCTGATCGCCGACGACCACCCGCTGTTCCGCGCCGCCTTGCGCCAGGCCGCGGCGGACGCCGTGGCCGACACCCAGGTGCGCGAGACCGACACCCTGGAGGGCGTGCTCGCGGCGCTGGACGCCGAACCCGGCATCGACCTGGTGCTGCTGGACCTGCACATGCCCGGCAACCACGGCCTGGCCGGGTTGGCCGCGGTCCGCGCCCAGCACCCCGGCGTGGCGGTGGTGGTGGTTTCGGCCAACGACGACCCGCGCGTGGTCCGCCGCGCCCTGGACCACGGCGCCGCCGGCTACCTGCCCAAGAGCGCCGGCCTGGACGAGCTGCGCGACGCGATCCGTGCGGTGCTGGCCTGCGAGCAATGGCTGCCGGCCTCGCTGCGCGGCGCGGTCGCGCGCACCGACAGCGCCAGCGGCGACGCCGACCTGGCCGCGCGCCTGGCCAGCCTGTCGCCGCAGCAGTTCCGGGTACTGGCCCTGGTCGCCGACGGTTTGCTCAACAAGCAGATCGCCGATCGTCTGGACGTGCAGGAACGCACGGTCAAGGCGCACCTGTCGGCGATCTTCGACCGCCTGGGCGTGCGCAACCGCACCCAGGCCGGCGTGGTGCTGCGCGAGCTGGAGCTCAGCGATCCGGCGCGGCAGATCGCGGATTGA
- a CDS encoding DUF5329 domain-containing protein — MNRLSAAVALSLLLPAAGALAAPPPQAEREIEQLIQALAKSGCQFQRNGSWYGADQAQAHLRKKYAYLRKRDLVASAEQFIERAASQSSMSGRAYQMRCGSAAAVPSATWLRARLNEIRARPAAAPAAR; from the coding sequence ATGAACCGCCTGTCCGCCGCCGTCGCGCTGTCGCTGCTCCTGCCCGCCGCGGGCGCGTTAGCCGCGCCGCCGCCGCAGGCCGAGCGCGAGATCGAGCAGCTGATCCAGGCTCTGGCGAAATCAGGCTGCCAGTTCCAGCGCAACGGCAGCTGGTACGGGGCCGACCAGGCCCAGGCGCACCTGCGCAAGAAGTACGCCTACCTGCGCAAGCGCGACCTGGTCGCCAGCGCCGAGCAGTTCATCGAGCGCGCGGCCAGCCAGAGCAGCATGAGCGGGCGCGCCTACCAGATGCGCTGCGGCAGCGCCGCGGCGGTGCCCTCGGCGACCTGGCTGCGCGCGCGCCTGAACGAGATCCGCGCGCGCCCGGCGGCCGCGCCGGCGGCGCGCTGA
- the phaE gene encoding class III poly(R)-hydroxyalkanoic acid synthase subunit PhaE — MAKQGFGFGAEGFGGEDFDSLALRYWSAWGEMMRGAPPAAPTAAPGWDQAVQWWTQLAQGGRSEANEALERFNSQARGWFGQIQQLAAQFAGRDASAGDIASAWKQALGGAGANPFADVFGRMRGPGQSDLGQWLEQIGPMLQQWQGEGRSWLGLPAFGFAREHQERWQALAQAQLDYQQRNQAYNALMAEAGQNAFARFEDKLAERSEPGRQLQSARALFDLWIDAAEDAYAEIALSPRFRDTYAELVNSQMALRAAIQTEIEHSTGQLGMPTRTEIDAAHRKIVQLEREVRRLRDAMQNQTGPRAAAPRAQEPAANDAPKASKPAKPVKPASKPAAKPAKAAAKPAPARTAIARPQPPERPQAPKAAAKQAGKASKVSARKGAR; from the coding sequence ATGGCCAAGCAGGGATTCGGGTTCGGTGCGGAAGGCTTCGGCGGCGAGGATTTCGACTCGCTGGCGCTGCGCTACTGGAGCGCCTGGGGCGAGATGATGCGTGGCGCGCCGCCGGCGGCGCCGACCGCCGCGCCGGGCTGGGACCAGGCCGTGCAATGGTGGACGCAACTGGCCCAAGGCGGCCGCAGCGAAGCCAACGAGGCGCTGGAGCGTTTCAACAGCCAGGCGCGCGGCTGGTTCGGTCAGATCCAGCAGCTGGCGGCGCAGTTCGCCGGCCGCGACGCGTCGGCCGGCGATATCGCTTCGGCCTGGAAGCAGGCCCTGGGCGGCGCCGGCGCCAATCCCTTCGCCGACGTGTTCGGGCGCATGCGCGGGCCGGGCCAGAGCGATCTGGGCCAGTGGCTGGAGCAGATCGGGCCGATGCTGCAGCAGTGGCAGGGCGAAGGCCGTTCCTGGCTGGGCCTGCCGGCGTTCGGCTTCGCTCGCGAGCATCAGGAGCGCTGGCAGGCGCTGGCGCAGGCGCAGCTGGACTACCAGCAGCGCAACCAGGCCTACAACGCGCTGATGGCCGAAGCCGGCCAGAACGCGTTCGCACGCTTCGAGGACAAGCTGGCCGAGCGCAGCGAGCCGGGCCGGCAGCTGCAGTCGGCGCGCGCGCTGTTCGACCTGTGGATCGACGCGGCCGAAGACGCCTACGCCGAGATCGCGCTGTCGCCGCGCTTCCGCGATACCTACGCCGAACTGGTCAATTCGCAGATGGCGCTGCGCGCGGCGATCCAGACCGAGATCGAGCATTCCACCGGCCAGCTGGGCATGCCCACGCGCACCGAGATCGACGCCGCGCACCGCAAGATCGTGCAGTTGGAGCGCGAAGTGCGGCGCCTGCGCGACGCGATGCAGAACCAGACTGGCCCGCGTGCCGCCGCGCCGCGTGCGCAGGAACCGGCCGCGAACGACGCGCCCAAGGCGAGCAAGCCCGCCAAGCCCGTCAAGCCGGCGAGCAAGCCCGCGGCCAAGCCGGCCAAGGCCGCCGCCAAGCCCGCGCCCGCGCGCACCGCGATCGCGCGTCCGCAACCGCCGGAACGTCCGCAGGCGCCCAAGGCCGCGGCCAAGCAGGCCGGCAAGGCCAGCAAGGTGAGCGCACGCAAGGGAGCCCGCTGA
- a CDS encoding SGNH/GDSL hydrolase family protein: protein MRHLSLLLLALLLAGCHTAAHTPEAAAPVTDAALPDSSQFEPDIAAFEAEDARVRRMPGAVVFVGSSSIRLWAGLHEDFPGTVLINRGYGGSRVYDSLRFADRIVTPYQPRAVVFYAGDNDLQEGRTPQQVAADFAAFVQRVRAAQPGLPIAFISIKPSPVRAYLLPKVREANALVRDYAGRHQVAYLDIYTPMLGADGQPRESLFVADRLHMNREGYAIWAGVVGPWLRAL from the coding sequence ATGCGCCACCTAAGCCTGCTCCTGCTCGCGCTGCTCCTGGCCGGATGCCACACCGCCGCGCACACGCCCGAGGCGGCGGCTCCCGTCACCGACGCAGCGCTCCCGGATTCCTCCCAATTCGAACCCGACATCGCCGCCTTCGAGGCCGAGGACGCGCGGGTGCGCCGCATGCCCGGCGCGGTGGTGTTCGTCGGCAGCTCCTCGATCCGCCTGTGGGCCGGCCTGCACGAGGACTTTCCCGGCACGGTCCTGATCAATCGCGGCTACGGCGGCTCGCGCGTCTACGACTCGCTGCGTTTCGCCGACCGCATCGTCACCCCGTATCAGCCGCGCGCGGTGGTGTTCTACGCCGGCGACAACGACCTGCAGGAAGGCCGCACGCCGCAGCAGGTGGCCGCCGATTTCGCCGCGTTCGTGCAGCGCGTGCGCGCGGCGCAGCCGGGGCTGCCGATCGCCTTCATCTCGATCAAGCCCAGCCCCGTACGCGCCTATCTGCTGCCCAAGGTCCGCGAGGCCAACGCGCTGGTGCGCGACTACGCGGGCCGGCACCAGGTCGCCTATCTGGACATCTACACGCCGATGCTCGGCGCCGACGGGCAGCCGCGCGAATCGCTGTTCGTCGCCGACCGCCTGCACATGAACCGCGAGGGCTATGCGATCTGGGCCGGCGTAGTCGGCCCCTGGCTGCGTGCGCTGTAA
- a CDS encoding CDP-alcohol phosphatidyltransferase family protein yields the protein MQRHFSMLRDFHLADWFTLANAFCGTGAIFAAMRFLQEGGVRDLMIGMALIPLAFIFDALDGRVARWRKSSSTLGRELDSLADVISFGVAPAALAYACGLQGGWDWAVLSYFVGCGVSRLARYNVTAEALSGDEGKVKYFEGTPIPTSLLLVVVLAIAAWQGAIGHNLWLGVLQLGPWQFHPLVLMFALSGSLMISKTLRIPKP from the coding sequence ATGCAGCGCCATTTTTCGATGCTCCGCGATTTCCATCTCGCGGACTGGTTCACCCTCGCCAACGCCTTCTGCGGCACCGGCGCGATCTTCGCCGCGATGCGCTTCCTGCAAGAGGGCGGGGTGCGCGATCTGATGATCGGCATGGCGCTGATCCCGCTGGCCTTCATCTTCGACGCGCTGGACGGCCGCGTCGCGCGCTGGCGCAAGTCTTCCTCCACCCTGGGCCGCGAGCTGGATTCGCTGGCCGACGTGATCTCCTTCGGCGTGGCCCCGGCCGCGCTGGCCTACGCCTGCGGCCTGCAGGGCGGTTGGGACTGGGCGGTGCTGAGTTACTTCGTCGGCTGCGGCGTCAGCCGCCTGGCGCGCTACAACGTCACCGCCGAAGCGCTGTCGGGCGACGAGGGCAAGGTCAAGTATTTCGAAGGCACGCCGATCCCGACCAGCCTGCTGTTGGTGGTGGTGCTGGCGATCGCCGCCTGGCAGGGCGCCATTGGCCACAACCTGTGGTTGGGCGTGCTGCAACTGGGCCCGTGGCAGTTCCACCCGCTGGTGCTGATGTTCGCGCTGTCGGGCTCGTTGATGATCAGCAAGACCTTGCGCATCCCCAAGCCCTGA
- a CDS encoding PspC domain-containing protein — protein MSQQPAPRPFARSRHDRMIAGVVGGIARRFGWNATLLRAIYVIVSIASVAFPGILVYLILWLLMPEEGA, from the coding sequence ATGAGCCAGCAACCGGCCCCGCGCCCCTTCGCCCGTTCGCGCCACGATCGCATGATCGCCGGCGTGGTCGGCGGCATCGCCCGCCGTTTCGGCTGGAACGCCACCTTGCTGCGCGCGATCTACGTGATCGTGTCGATCGCCTCGGTCGCGTTTCCCGGCATCCTGGTCTATCTGATCCTGTGGCTGCTGATGCCGGAAGAGGGCGCCTGA
- a CDS encoding 3-hydroxybutyrate oligomer hydrolase family protein, whose amino-acid sequence MSALQPHIAACAALILPLVLAACAGGGARNAKESAPMFSAERVSEHRGDDDLLTAGLGLAGLRALAPPAFSQAQAPTVAELRRRAIWANWRGIADLAPGGGYGDLYGSTAAVPGREFSALATVPGASKPHRVLVQLPDSFDTRKRCVVVTASSGSRGIYGAISVAAAWGLPKGCAIAYTDKGAGTDYFDLDAGQGVRADGSVGARDSGLAFPPDAPVAATGIAFKHAHSGDNPEADWGRHVKQAAQYALHALDSALPRSAPFTFDNTRVIAVGISNGGGAVLRAAELDGDWLDAVVAGEPSVLAEGGRSLYDYSTEAALLMPCALLDPALAPLPQPPMTLQSAPLWTQRCASLKAAGLVEGDDAAAQARSAHARLQAQGWTDEALRAGALSVGFDLWRAVAVTYASAYGRYRVGEHPCGYGFSALNPDFSPRAASVAERAAWWADGSGIPPGAGVGIVDARAQPGADPAFVGLQCLRALWQGQGIDAERVRKGVAETRAGLPRAGLPVLVIHGRDDGLVPPAFSSAPYVRQAQAAGREVRYWQVRNAQHFDAFLGLPDYGARYVPLLPYVYEALDRVSAHLDSGAPLPADATVQTVPRGAGQPLSAASLAMPR is encoded by the coding sequence ATGAGCGCGCTGCAGCCGCATATCGCGGCCTGCGCCGCCCTGATCCTGCCTTTGGTTCTGGCAGCCTGCGCCGGCGGCGGCGCGCGCAACGCCAAGGAGTCCGCGCCCATGTTCAGCGCCGAGCGCGTCAGCGAGCACCGCGGCGACGACGATCTGCTCACCGCCGGCCTGGGCCTGGCCGGCCTGCGCGCGCTGGCGCCGCCGGCCTTCTCCCAGGCGCAGGCGCCGACCGTGGCCGAACTGCGCCGCCGCGCGATCTGGGCCAATTGGCGCGGCATCGCCGATCTGGCGCCCGGCGGCGGCTACGGCGACTTGTACGGCAGCACCGCGGCCGTGCCCGGCCGCGAATTCAGCGCATTGGCCACGGTGCCCGGCGCGAGCAAGCCGCATCGCGTGCTGGTGCAACTGCCCGACAGTTTCGATACGCGCAAGCGCTGCGTGGTCGTCACCGCCTCGTCGGGCTCGCGCGGCATCTACGGCGCGATTTCCGTCGCCGCCGCCTGGGGCCTGCCCAAGGGCTGCGCGATCGCCTACACCGACAAGGGCGCGGGCACCGACTACTTCGACCTCGACGCAGGCCAGGGCGTGCGCGCCGACGGCAGCGTGGGCGCGCGCGACAGCGGCTTGGCCTTCCCGCCCGACGCGCCGGTCGCCGCCACCGGCATCGCCTTCAAGCATGCCCATTCCGGCGACAACCCCGAGGCCGATTGGGGCCGCCACGTGAAGCAGGCGGCGCAGTACGCGTTGCACGCGCTGGACAGCGCGCTGCCGCGATCGGCGCCGTTCACCTTCGACAACACCCGCGTCATCGCCGTGGGCATTTCCAACGGCGGCGGCGCGGTGCTGCGCGCGGCCGAACTGGACGGCGACTGGCTCGACGCCGTGGTCGCCGGCGAACCCAGCGTGCTGGCCGAAGGCGGGCGTTCGCTCTACGACTATTCCACCGAAGCCGCGCTGCTGATGCCGTGCGCGCTGCTGGACCCGGCGCTGGCGCCGCTGCCGCAACCGCCGATGACGCTGCAGTCCGCGCCGCTGTGGACCCAGCGCTGCGCCTCGCTCAAGGCCGCGGGCCTGGTCGAAGGAGACGATGCCGCGGCGCAGGCGCGCTCGGCGCATGCGCGCCTGCAGGCGCAGGGCTGGACCGACGAAGCGCTGCGCGCCGGCGCGCTGTCGGTGGGCTTCGATCTGTGGCGCGCGGTCGCGGTGACTTACGCCTCGGCCTACGGCCGCTACCGCGTGGGCGAGCATCCCTGCGGCTACGGTTTTTCGGCCCTGAATCCGGACTTCAGTCCGCGCGCGGCCAGCGTCGCCGAGCGCGCGGCCTGGTGGGCCGACGGCAGCGGCATTCCGCCGGGTGCGGGCGTGGGCATCGTCGATGCGCGGGCCCAACCCGGTGCCGATCCTGCGTTCGTGGGTCTGCAGTGCCTGCGCGCGCTGTGGCAAGGCCAGGGCATCGATGCCGAACGCGTGCGCAAGGGAGTGGCCGAAACGCGCGCCGGCCTGCCACGCGCGGGCTTGCCGGTGCTGGTCATACACGGTCGCGACGACGGCCTGGTGCCGCCGGCCTTCAGCAGCGCGCCTTACGTGCGCCAGGCCCAGGCCGCCGGGCGCGAGGTGCGCTACTGGCAGGTGCGCAACGCCCAGCATTTCGACGCCTTCCTGGGCCTGCCGGACTACGGCGCGCGCTACGTGCCGCTGCTGCCTTACGTGTATGAGGCGCTGGACCGCGTGAGCGCGCACCTGGACAGCGGCGCGCCGCTGCCGGCCGACGCCACCGTGCAGACCGTGCCGCGCGGCGCAGGCCAGCCGCTGTCGGCCGCCAGCCTGGCGATGCCGCGCTGA